A single Populus alba chromosome 7, ASM523922v2, whole genome shotgun sequence DNA region contains:
- the LOC118032103 gene encoding probable peroxidase 26, with protein MRRGQKCVFFPLLAIALCLCIANVDAGITLQPPVKLKWHYYRQHTTCTYAEEFVRHQVELFWKADRSITAKLLRLLYSDCFVTGCDASILLDGPDSEKTAPQNWGLGGFVAIDKIKEVLEIRCPGVVSCADILNLATRDAVHLAGGPAYPVFTGRRDGVSSKAATVDLPSPSISGGEALAYFKSRGLDVLDLGTLLGAHSMGRTHCRYILDRLYNFNNTGRPDPSMNKAFADQMRKQCPQRTKKGQSDPLVFLNPESSSKYTLTESFYKRVLSYQSVLGVDQQLLFSNDTLQITQEFAGGFEYLRRSLALSMSRMGNINVLTGNAGEIRRNCRYINDGKTQ; from the exons ATGAGGAGAGGTCAGAAGTGCGTGTTTTTCCCGCTACTGGCTATTGCATTATGCTTGTGTATAGCGAATGTGGATGCCGGGATAACACTGCAACCACCGGTGAAGTTGAAATGGCATTACTACCGGCAGCATACTACATGCACCTATGCAGAGGAGTTTGTGAGGCACCAGGTAGAGTTATTTTGGAAGGCAGATAGAAGCATTACTGCCAAGCTTCTTCGGTTGCTCTACTCGGATTGCTTTGTGACT GGCTGTGATGCATCGATTCTTCTTGACGGACCAGACTCGGAGAAGACAGCTCCACAAAACTGGGGTCTCGGAGGATTTGTGgccattgacaaaataaaagaagttcTTGAGATACGGTGTCCTGGTGTTGTCTCTTGTGCTGATATTCTCAACCTGGCTACCAGGGATGCTGTTCATTTG GCAGGCGGACCAGCTTATCCCGTGTTTACAGGAAGAAGGGATGGAGTGTCATCAAAAGCAGCAACGGTGGATCTCCCATCACCATCCATCTCAGGGGGAGAAGCATTGGCATATTTCAAGTCTAGAGGCTTGGATGTGTTGGACCTGGGAACACTATTAG GGGCACACTCAATGGGGAGAACACATTGTCGCTACATTTTGGACCGACTGTACAATTTCAACAATACAGGAAGGCCGGACCCAAGCATGAACAAAGCATTTGCAGATCAAATGAGAAAGCAATGTCCCCAAAGAACCAAAAAGGGCCAATCTGACCCACTGGTGTTTCTAAACCCAGAATCTAGCTCTAAATACACCTTGACAGAATCCTTCTACAAGAGGGTTCTCTCCTACCAGTCTGTCCTAGGAGTTGATCAGCAACTACTTTTCAGCAATGACACACTACAGATCACACAAGAATTTGCTGGTGGTTTTGAGTACTTAAGAAGGTCACTTGCTCTATCAATGAGTAGGATGGGAAACATCAATGTGCTAACGGGAAATGCAGGAGAGATACGCCGAAATTGCCGATACATAAATGATGGCAAAACCCAATAA